AGGAATTGCTCGGCAACGTCCAGCCGACACCGGAGACCCCGCAGGACATCATCGAAGATCCACAGCAGCGGGCACAGTTCAAGGCTGAGCAACGTGGTCGCCGTGAGTTTGCTCAAACCCTGCCGGCAGTGGCACTGGACTTGCCGCAAGACCCGGCCTTCGCAAGGCGTTTGAGTGATTACCGCTCGGTGCGCCAGTTCGGCGCGCAGCCGATTGCGACTCATGCCTTCGCGCATATTTTGGCGGCACTGGCCCAGGGGCAGCTCGACGGTGAAGTGAAATACCAGTTCCCGTCGGCGGGCGGGCTGTACCCGATTCAGGCTTATCTCTACGTCAAACCTGAGCGCGTGCTCGGCGTGCCCGGTGGCGCGTATTACTACGATCCTCGCCAGCATCGCTTGCTGGCGCTCCAGAGCGGACTGCTCGACCCGGACACCTACGACTATTTCGTCAATCGCCCGGTGTACGAGAACGCCGCGTTCTCGCTGTTCTTCATCGCCGACATGGCCGCGATCCGCCCGCTGTATGGCGAGCGCAGCCGTGACTTCTGCCATATCGAAAGCGGCGCAATGGCCCAGTTGCTGAGCATGACCGCCGTCGAACACGGCCTGGGCCTGTGCGGCATCGGCTCGGTCGAGGAGCAGCAACTGACGGCGCTGTTCGACCTCGGGCCAAACCACGAGTTGATCTACTCGATGATCGGCGGCCAGCGCACGGCCGATGAACAACACCGCGCACCGGTCGAGGCGTTTGCCATCGAGCCTGTGACCGCAAGCCTGGACGACGAAGACATGGAGGAGTTCGAAGTATGAATGCCGATCAATTGCTGGCGTTGTTCGCTCGCCATGGCGTGGTGCTCGAGGTGGACGGTGACAGGCTGCGTTGCAAGGCGCCGCGCGGGTTTCTCACCGAAGAACTGACAGCGGCGCTCAAGCTCCACAAGCAGGAACTGATTACCTTGCTCGGTGGCGGTGATGACGCAGTGATTCCCCGTCGTGCCGGCGCACACGCGTCCTGGCCGTTGTCGTTCTCGCAACGGCAGCTGTGGTTTCTCGATCAACTGGAACCCGGCAACCCGTTCTACAACGTGCCCACGGCGGTGACGCTGAAGGGGCAGTTGAGCGTCGCGCATCTGGAACGAGCACTGAACGAGCTGGTTGCCCGCCACGAAGCCCTGCGCACGACGTTTTGCAGTGTGGACGGTGAGCCGCGTCAGGTCGTGCATCCGTCGATGCCGCTGTCGTTGTCGGTGACGGATCTGCGCCATTTGCCTGCCGCAGAGCGCGAGCAGCAAGTACGATTCGCCGTCGAGCAGGACGCCCGGGCACCGTTCGATCTGGCCACCGGCCCATTGCTGCGGGCGTCGTTACTGCGCGTGGATGAAGACGAATACCTGTGGCTGTACAGCGTGCATCACATCATCGCCGACGGTTGGTCGATGGGCGTGATCCAGCAGGAAGTCGCGACGTTGTACGGCGATTATCTGCGTGGAGAAACCTCGACGCTTGCGCCGTTGCCGGTGCAATACGCCGACTACGCCTGCTGGCAGCAACAGCGCATCGGTGGTGCGGCGCTGGATGCTCAACTCGATTACTGGCGTCGCACCCTGGACGACGCGCCGCTGTTGTCGACCCTGCCCGCCGACCGGCAGCGCCCGTTGGTGCAGCGTTATGTCGGTGCCACGTTCAGTTCCTCCGTCGATGGCGGCACTTTGCGCGAGCTCACGGCGCTGGCCCGGCAGACCCAGGGCACGCTGTTCAACGTATTGCTGGGGGCGCTGGCAGTGCTGTTGTGGCGCCACAGCGGTCAGCAGGATCTGTGCATCGGCACGCCGTTCGCCAACCGCAATCGCCCGGAAGTCGAGCCGCTGATCGGTCACTTCGTCAACACGCTGGTGCTGCGTCAGCGTCTGAATCCGCAGCAGACCTTCGCCGAATTGCTGCGCGACGTGCGCGGCCAGATGCTCGACGTTCACGCCCACCAGGACGTGCCGTTCGAGCGCGTGGTCGAAGCCGTCAACCCGCAGCGCGATCCCGGTCATTCGCCGCTGTTCCAGGTGATGCTGGTGTTGCAGAACACCCCCGGCAGCGGCGTACGGATGCCCGATCTGGAACTGACGCCGTACGGCACCAGCAGTGCCACGGCCAAGTTTGACCTGGCGTTCGAATGGGTCGAGCGGGCAGGGCGACTGGACTTGCTGGTGGAATACAACACCGACCTCTATGACGTCGCGACCATCGAGCGCCTGAGCGGGCATTACCGTCATCTACTTGAGCAGATCGCCGCCGACGCCAAGCAACCGATCAATGCGTTGCCGTTGATGAACGAGGCTGAACGTCAGCGGGTGCTGGTCGATTTCAACCGCACAATGCCGCTGTCGCAACCGGCGCAATGCGTGCATCAACTGGTCGAAGCTCAGGCCGCGAGCAACCCTCAGGCCTGCGCAGTGGTGTTCGAGGACGAATCCCTGAGCTACGCCGAACTCAATGCCCGGTCCAACCGACTCGCGCGGCATTTGCGCACATTGGGCGTCGGCCCGGACGTGCGCGTGGCGGTGTGCATCGAGCGTTCGTTGGAACAGCCGGTGGCGTTGCTGGCAGTGCTCAAGGCCGGTGGCGCCTATGTGCCGCTGGACCCCGATTATCCGCTGGGACGCCTGAGCCATATGCTCGGCGACAGCACGCCGGCGGTGCTGCTGACCCTCGGCTCGGCACACGGGATTTTGCGTCAGGCTATACAAGGTTCGACCTGGGAAGCGCCGATTCTCGATCTCGAAAAAGATGCCGCGAGCTGGGCGTCATTGCCCGCCGACAATCTCGACCCACGCAATGTCGGCGTCACCCCTGACCATCTCGCCTACGTGATCTACACCTCGGGCACCACCGGTTTACCGAAGGGCGCGATGGTTGCCCACCGTGGCCTGAGTAACCTGCTGCTGTGGTGCTTGCAGGTCTGCGGTGAGGCGGGGGCGATGCTGCACAAGATCCCGTTCGGTTTCGATGCCTCGGCGTGGGAGACATTCTGGCCGCTGGCAACCGGCGGGCGTCTGATCATTGCGAAGCCCGGCGGGCATTACGAACCGGCGTATCTGGCGCGCGAGGTACGCGAGCAGAAGGTCACGGCGCTGGTGTTCGTGCCGGCGATGTTGCAGCTGTTTCTGGAAGTCGAAGAAGTCAGCCTGTGTACGTCGCTGACCGATGTATTCAGCGGCGGCGGTGAACTGCCGCCCGCCCTGGCCCGGCGTTTTCAGGAGCGCCTGCCCCATGCGCGGCTGCACAACGTCTACGGCCCGACCGAAACCACGGTGATCAACAGCATCTGGACCCTTGAGCCCGGCGCCGACGTGCCCGCCAGCAAACTGCCGATCGGCCGGCCGATTTCCAACAACCGTTTTTACGTACTCGATGACCGCGACGAGCCGGTGCCCGTGGGTGTCACCGGGCAATTGCACATCGGTGGCGTCGGCGTGGCCCGGGGGTATCTGGGGCTGGCGCAGCTCAGTGCCGAGCGCTTTATCGACAATCCGTTCGTGGCAGGCGATCGCCTCTATCGCAGCGGCGATCTGGCGCGCTATCGCCCGGACGGCCAACTGGAGTTTCTCGGGCGCAACGACTTCCAGGTCAAGTTGCGCGGTGTGCGTCTGGAACTGGGCGAGATCGAAGCCCGGCTCGAAGCGTTTCCCGGCATCCGCAGCGCCGTGGTGCTGATGGTCGGCGACGCGCCGCAGGACCAGCGGCTGGTGGCCTGTTGCGTTGTTTCCGAGTCGATGGATGAAGCGGCGGCGCAGGCCCATCTGGCAATGACGCTGCCCCGAGCGGTGGTCCCCGGCAGTTATCTGTGGCTCGACGCCTTGCCGCTGACCGCCAATGGCAAGGTCGATCGGACTGCGCTGATGGCGTTGGCGGACGAGGAAATGGTCAATCGTCAGGTCAACCTGAGCAGCCCGCGCGACCACATTGAACTGACGCTGTACCAGATCTGGAAACGCCTCCTGCTGGTGCCGCAGATCGGCATTCGCGACAACTTCTTCAACGTCGGCGGCACCTCCATCGCCGCAATCAAGATGGCCCATGAAATCAGCCAGGTGTTCGCGGTTGAAATGCCGGTACGCGTGGTGCTCAGCTACCCGACCATCGAAGCACTGGGCGGCTGGCTGCGGGTCGGGGCGAACCCGGCGGTGGCGCAGGGCAATCTGATCGAGTTCCGGCGCGGTAGCGGCCAGCACAACGTGGTGTGCATTCACCCGGCGGGCGGCACGGCGTTCTGTTACCTGTCGCTGGCCAAGGTGTTGCCGGACGAGGCCGGTGTTTACGGGGTGCAATCGCCGGGGCTGAATCCGGGGGAGAGTACCGAGCCGACGGTTGAAGCGATGGCCGAAGCGTATCTGCGATTGATCGAACCGCTGACGACGCAACCGCTAATTCTCACCGGGCTGTCGTTCGGTGGCCTGGTGGCTTATGAAATGGCTCGGTTGCTGACGGCGGCGGGGCATCGTCACGTGACGGTGGTGCTGCTCGATACTCAGGGCAGCGACGATCCGGGTTTCCGCGAACAGATCGGTACCGTGGACATGGCCGAGTTCCGCGACAAACTGGTGCGCTTCAACGGCATGTACCCCGGCATCGAAGACGCGCAAGTCGAGCGCTATTTCCACATCTACAACCACAACCGTCTGGCCATGGCCGCCTATGAATGTGCGCCGCGCGCCGGGCGTGTGGTGCTGATCCAGGCGCGGGAAGACTTCAGCCGCCATCAGTTGCATGAACTGCGCGGTTTCTGGCGGCGGCGCACAGGTAGCGGCTATCTGGCGAAACTGGTCAGCGGCGGGCACTGGGACATGCTCGAAAGTGCGGAGATCCATCGGGTGTCGCAGATCATCCGGCAGGAGCTGCAGCGCTTCGCCGCGCAGGAGGCGAAATGATGAGTGCGTCCAATGACCTGACGTTGCTCGCGCGCTTTGCCGAGCAAGTGCGGCGTAATCCGCAAGCTGCGGCCGTCATCGACGGCTCGGTAACCCTGACTTACGCCGAACTGGCCAGCGCCAGCGAGCGCATCGCCCGAGGGTTGCTGGCACGCGGCGTCGAGCCTGGTCAGTCGCTGGCGTTGTGCATGCCACGTAGCTGGCAGTGGCTGGCGGCGATTCTCGGCGCATTGAAAGTCGGCGCCGTGGTTGTGCCGCTGGACCGTGCCAGTCCGCTCAAGCGTCGGCAGTTGATGCTGGCGGATGCGGCCTGTGCCGGCCTGATTACCCTGGACGAAGAACCTCAGTGGTCGCCTTCATTGTGGCAGTCCAGCGTCGAGGCCTTGCTCGACCAGCCGGACACTCCGCCGCAAGCGCTGACCGCAGAGTTCGCCGAAGTGATGTTCCTGTTTTACACCTCG
This genomic window from Pseudomonas kribbensis contains:
- a CDS encoding non-ribosomal peptide synthetase, which encodes MNADQLLALFARHGVVLEVDGDRLRCKAPRGFLTEELTAALKLHKQELITLLGGGDDAVIPRRAGAHASWPLSFSQRQLWFLDQLEPGNPFYNVPTAVTLKGQLSVAHLERALNELVARHEALRTTFCSVDGEPRQVVHPSMPLSLSVTDLRHLPAAEREQQVRFAVEQDARAPFDLATGPLLRASLLRVDEDEYLWLYSVHHIIADGWSMGVIQQEVATLYGDYLRGETSTLAPLPVQYADYACWQQQRIGGAALDAQLDYWRRTLDDAPLLSTLPADRQRPLVQRYVGATFSSSVDGGTLRELTALARQTQGTLFNVLLGALAVLLWRHSGQQDLCIGTPFANRNRPEVEPLIGHFVNTLVLRQRLNPQQTFAELLRDVRGQMLDVHAHQDVPFERVVEAVNPQRDPGHSPLFQVMLVLQNTPGSGVRMPDLELTPYGTSSATAKFDLAFEWVERAGRLDLLVEYNTDLYDVATIERLSGHYRHLLEQIAADAKQPINALPLMNEAERQRVLVDFNRTMPLSQPAQCVHQLVEAQAASNPQACAVVFEDESLSYAELNARSNRLARHLRTLGVGPDVRVAVCIERSLEQPVALLAVLKAGGAYVPLDPDYPLGRLSHMLGDSTPAVLLTLGSAHGILRQAIQGSTWEAPILDLEKDAASWASLPADNLDPRNVGVTPDHLAYVIYTSGTTGLPKGAMVAHRGLSNLLLWCLQVCGEAGAMLHKIPFGFDASAWETFWPLATGGRLIIAKPGGHYEPAYLAREVREQKVTALVFVPAMLQLFLEVEEVSLCTSLTDVFSGGGELPPALARRFQERLPHARLHNVYGPTETTVINSIWTLEPGADVPASKLPIGRPISNNRFYVLDDRDEPVPVGVTGQLHIGGVGVARGYLGLAQLSAERFIDNPFVAGDRLYRSGDLARYRPDGQLEFLGRNDFQVKLRGVRLELGEIEARLEAFPGIRSAVVLMVGDAPQDQRLVACCVVSESMDEAAAQAHLAMTLPRAVVPGSYLWLDALPLTANGKVDRTALMALADEEMVNRQVNLSSPRDHIELTLYQIWKRLLLVPQIGIRDNFFNVGGTSIAAIKMAHEISQVFAVEMPVRVVLSYPTIEALGGWLRVGANPAVAQGNLIEFRRGSGQHNVVCIHPAGGTAFCYLSLAKVLPDEAGVYGVQSPGLNPGESTEPTVEAMAEAYLRLIEPLTTQPLILTGLSFGGLVAYEMARLLTAAGHRHVTVVLLDTQGSDDPGFREQIGTVDMAEFRDKLVRFNGMYPGIEDAQVERYFHIYNHNRLAMAAYECAPRAGRVVLIQAREDFSRHQLHELRGFWRRRTGSGYLAKLVSGGHWDMLESAEIHRVSQIIRQELQRFAAQEAK